One genomic segment of Hevea brasiliensis isolate MT/VB/25A 57/8 chromosome 3, ASM3005281v1, whole genome shotgun sequence includes these proteins:
- the LOC110647188 gene encoding transcription factor MYB53: MMGKSSPFEDENGLKKGPWTPEEDKKLIDYIQNHGHGSWRALPKLAGLNRCGKSCRLRWTNYLRPDIKRGKFSEEEEQIIINLHAVLGNKWSAIAQNLPGRTDNEIKNFWNTHLKKKLLQMGIDPVTHRPRTDLNLLSNLPQLLAAANFNNLMNNIPWDNGLRPLQNNSTDPTHLAKLQLLNNIILQVLSSSPFPNMEAAATNLLGSSTIYEYLRMNSQLEGLLSSSGQASGYSLSPQDITRFLPNFPNLEAHQPPLSDEYHPLKDSKIGSNNNGQLVCDSYGASTSNPLLPPLVSASPDDHCPTMNRKESCSRMNPNDISNPSSTSTTFEAWGDLMDDEASDTYWREIIDQASSQPWPMSE; the protein is encoded by the exons ATGATGGGGAAATCTTCACCATTTGAGGACGAGAATGGACTCAAGAAAGGACCATGGACCCCAGAAGAAGATAAAAAGCTGATTGATTACATTCAGAATCATGGACATGGAAGTTGGAGAGCACTTCCAAAGCTTGCTGGGTTGAATAGGTGTGGAAAGAGTTGCAGGCTTAGATGGACTAATTATCTCAGGCCTGATATAAAGAGAGGAAAGTTCtctgaagaagaagagcagattatCATCAACCTCCATGCGGTTCTTGGAAACaa GTGGTCTGCAATAGCACAGAATCTGCCAGGGAGAACTGATAACGAAATCAAGAACTTCTGGAACACTCACCTGAAGAAAAAGCTTCTCCAAATGGGAATTGACCCAGTCACTCATAGGCCAAGAACCGACCTCAATCTCCTTTCAAACCTGCCACAATTGCTTGCTGCTGCTAATTTTAACAATCTGATGAATAATATTCCTTGGGATAATGGTCTCAGGCCACTGCAGAATAATAGTACAGATCCCACACACCTAGCCAAACTCCAGCTGTTGAACAATATCATCCTGCAAGTCCTAAGCAGCAGCCCATTTCCAAATATGGAAGCTGCAGCAACGAATCTTCTTGGATCAAGTACCATTTACGAATACCTCAGAATGAACTCTCAACTTGAAGGACTACTTAGCAGCAGTGGCCAAGCTTCAGGTTATTCTCTTTCTCCACAGGATATCACTCGTTTTCTACCCAATTTCCCAAATTTAGAAGCCCATCAGCCACCATTAAGTGATGAGTACCATCCCTTGAAGGACTCTAAAATTGGCTCCAATAATAATGGCCAACTGGTTTGTGATTCATATGGTGCCTCAACCTCAAACCCACTACTTCCACCATTGGTTTCCGCCTCACCTGATGATCACTGCCCAACAATGAACCGAAAAGAAAGCTGCAGCAGGATGAACCCAAATGATATTTCTAACCCTTCTTCCACTTCAACCACCTTTGAAGCTTGGGGGGATCTTATGGATGATGAGGCAAGTGACACTTACTGGAGAGAGATAATTGa CCAAGCATCCTCTCAGCCATGGCCAATGTCAGAGTAG